A part of Salvelinus alpinus chromosome 5, SLU_Salpinus.1, whole genome shotgun sequence genomic DNA contains:
- the LOC139576890 gene encoding rho-related GTP-binding protein RhoF-like isoform X2, with protein sequence MPQNVSGMSSGHTRRREELKVVIVGDGGCGKTSLLMVYTKKDFPEKYIPSVFEKCVAKVKYRGAEFRLNLYDTAGQEDYDRLRPLSYPNANLVLICYDVICPSSYDNVLIRWYPEVHHFCHGVPIILVGCKTDLRKDKVLARKLWSSGQNPITYIQK encoded by the exons ATGCCACAGAACGTGTCAGGCATGAGCAGTGGGCATACCAGGCGGCGAGAGGAGTTGAAGGTTGTGATAGTAGGTGATGGTGGATGTGGGAAAACCTCCCTCCTCATGGTTTACACTAAAAAAGACTTTCCAGAG AAATATATTCCCTCTGTGTTTGAAAAATGTGTCGCCAAGGTGAAGTACAGAGGGGCTGAGTTTCGCCTGAACCTCTATGATACTGCAG GTCAAGAGGACTATGACCGATTACGGCCTCTGTCCTATCCGAATGCCAACCTGGTGTTGATCTGCTATGATGTAATTTGCCCCTCAAGTTATGACAATGTCCTAATAAGG TGGTACCCCGAGGTGCATCACTTCTGCCATGGCGTTCCCATTATCCTGGTAGGATGCAAAACAGATCTGCGGAAAGACAAGGTCTTGGCAAGGAAACTATGGTCCTCAGGCCAGAACCCCATCACATACATCCAG AAATGA
- the LOC139576887 gene encoding 4-hydroxyphenylpyruvate dioxygenase-like isoform X2 codes for MTSYMDRGEKHDHGKFVCFDHITFWVGNAKQAASYYCNKLGFEPLAYRGLETGCRDVVSHVVKQDKIIYVFASALNPGNKEMGEHLVKHGDGAKDIAFTVENCDYLVQKARERGAIIVKEPYVLEDKYGRVKLAVLQTYGDTTHTFVERTAYNGLFLPGFHTPLHRDPLLAKLPSGLLNFIDHVVGNQPDDEMVPVVDWYQKNLLFHRFWSVDDKQLQTDFSALRSIVVANYEETVKMPINEPAMGKRKSQIQEYVEYYGGPGVQHIAMNTSDIITAIRNLKERGMEFMCVPDTYYQLLRKNLQQSQVRVTEDLDILEELKILVDFDDNGYLLQIFTKPVQDRPTVFLEVIQRHNHQGFGAGNFKALFEAIEADQNARGNLTILTPNGVSNQI; via the exons ATG ACTTCCTACATGGACAGAGGTGAAAAG CACGACCACGGCAAGTTCGTCTGTTTCGACCACATCACATTCTGGGTTGGAAATGCCAAACAG GCAGCATCTTACTATTGTAACAAGCTTGGATTTGAACCGTTGGCCTATCGGGGTTTAGAGACAGGCTGCCGTGATGTGGTGTCCCATGTGGTCAAACAAGACAAG ATTATTTATGTATTCGCATCCGCCCTCAATCCTGGAAACAAAG AAATGGGGGAGCATTTGGTCAAACATGGGGATGGAGCCAAGGACATTGCATTCACTGTGGAGAACTGTGATTACCTTGTGCAG AAAGCCAGAGAGCGTGGTGCCATCATAGTGAAAGAGCCGTATGTACTGGAGGACAAATATGGCAGGGTAAAACTAGCTGTTCTCCAGACG TATggggacaccacacacacatttgtgGAGAGGACTGCCTACAATGGGCTGTTCCTCCCAGGGTTCCATACTCCTCTCCACCGGGACCCCTTGTTGGCCAAGCT acccagtggattactgaacttCATTGACCATGTTGTGGGGAACCAGCCGGATGATGAGATGGTGCCTGTAGTGGATTG GTACCAGAAAAACCTGCTCTTCCACCGGTTCTGGTCAGTAGACGACAAGCAGCTGCAGACAGACTTCAGTGCACTGCGCTCCATTGTTGTGGCCAATTATGAAGAGACAGTGAAGATGCCCATTAATGAGCCAGCCATGGGTAAACGCAAGTCCCAGATCCAG GAGTATGTGGAGTACTATGGTGGCCCAGGTGTCCAGCACATCGCCATGAACACATCAGACATCATCACCGCA ATCCGTAACCTGAAGGAACGTGGCATGGAGTTCATGTGtgtgcctgacacctactaccagctGCTGAGAAAGAATCTCCAACAATCGCAAGTCAGGGTCACTGAGGACCTGGACATTCTGGAG GAGCTGAAGATCTTAGTGGATTTTGATGACAATGGCTACCTGCTCCAGATCTTCACCAAGCCTGTTCAGGACCGTCCCACAGTGTTCCTGGAGGTCATTCAGAGACACAACCATCAG GGCTTTGGTGCAGGCAACTTCAAGGCTCTTTTCGAGGCCATCGAGGCAGACCAGAACGCTAGAGGGAACTTGACTATCCTGACCCCTAATGGCGTGTCTAACCAAATTTGA
- the LOC139576887 gene encoding 4-hydroxyphenylpyruvate dioxygenase-like isoform X1: MTSYMDRGEKHDHGKFVCFDHITFWVGNAKQAASYYCNKLGFEPLAYRGLETGCRDVVSHVVKQDKIIYVFASALNPGNKEMGEHLVKHGDGAKDIAFTVENCDYLVQKARERGAIIVKEPYVLEDKYGRVKLAVLQTYGDTTHTFVERTAYNGLFLPGFHTPLHRDPLLAKLPSGLLNFIDHVVGNQPDDEMVPVVDWYQKNLLFHRFWSVDDKQLQTDFSALRSIVVANYEETVKMPINEPAMGKRKSQIQQEYVEYYGGPGVQHIAMNTSDIITAIRNLKERGMEFMCVPDTYYQLLRKNLQQSQVRVTEDLDILEELKILVDFDDNGYLLQIFTKPVQDRPTVFLEVIQRHNHQGFGAGNFKALFEAIEADQNARGNLTILTPNGVSNQI; this comes from the exons ATG ACTTCCTACATGGACAGAGGTGAAAAG CACGACCACGGCAAGTTCGTCTGTTTCGACCACATCACATTCTGGGTTGGAAATGCCAAACAG GCAGCATCTTACTATTGTAACAAGCTTGGATTTGAACCGTTGGCCTATCGGGGTTTAGAGACAGGCTGCCGTGATGTGGTGTCCCATGTGGTCAAACAAGACAAG ATTATTTATGTATTCGCATCCGCCCTCAATCCTGGAAACAAAG AAATGGGGGAGCATTTGGTCAAACATGGGGATGGAGCCAAGGACATTGCATTCACTGTGGAGAACTGTGATTACCTTGTGCAG AAAGCCAGAGAGCGTGGTGCCATCATAGTGAAAGAGCCGTATGTACTGGAGGACAAATATGGCAGGGTAAAACTAGCTGTTCTCCAGACG TATggggacaccacacacacatttgtgGAGAGGACTGCCTACAATGGGCTGTTCCTCCCAGGGTTCCATACTCCTCTCCACCGGGACCCCTTGTTGGCCAAGCT acccagtggattactgaacttCATTGACCATGTTGTGGGGAACCAGCCGGATGATGAGATGGTGCCTGTAGTGGATTG GTACCAGAAAAACCTGCTCTTCCACCGGTTCTGGTCAGTAGACGACAAGCAGCTGCAGACAGACTTCAGTGCACTGCGCTCCATTGTTGTGGCCAATTATGAAGAGACAGTGAAGATGCCCATTAATGAGCCAGCCATGGGTAAACGCAAGTCCCAGATCCAG CAGGAGTATGTGGAGTACTATGGTGGCCCAGGTGTCCAGCACATCGCCATGAACACATCAGACATCATCACCGCA ATCCGTAACCTGAAGGAACGTGGCATGGAGTTCATGTGtgtgcctgacacctactaccagctGCTGAGAAAGAATCTCCAACAATCGCAAGTCAGGGTCACTGAGGACCTGGACATTCTGGAG GAGCTGAAGATCTTAGTGGATTTTGATGACAATGGCTACCTGCTCCAGATCTTCACCAAGCCTGTTCAGGACCGTCCCACAGTGTTCCTGGAGGTCATTCAGAGACACAACCATCAG GGCTTTGGTGCAGGCAACTTCAAGGCTCTTTTCGAGGCCATCGAGGCAGACCAGAACGCTAGAGGGAACTTGACTATCCTGACCCCTAATGGCGTGTCTAACCAAATTTGA
- the LOC139576888 gene encoding histone-lysine N-methyltransferase SETD1B-A-like translates to MENSHQVSHGEKHAQHWRSCKLIVDPALNNGFYKVYRYDGQHFNMPDLGAFPVDTVRDPRICRLWTKFRDTDLLVPKFKIDECYVGPPKEVTFARLNDNVREGFLTDMCIKYGQIEEVEILYNPKNKKHLGIAKVIFDTVKAAKDTVEHLHDTSVMGNIIHVELDPKGKNRMRYFHLLVSGLYTPSTLPLGSDEHTLQRLTDRLQVIDKPLQKLTDGSSSLTRSISSPTSVATPLSLDTAYSSIWQDTPGSFGQTPLSQGTPHTPCLSGTPLSQDSCYSSQHTTPVHQVTQGEHSSYGAHRRLRRDVCYRQPGRPYMRSHHQSSELSSLLKHLQPHRPLQPQTQVAGGSYKSSFFWYQNRLPSTDDNPATEPPLHLSLPEQESWRVPSLPPASEAFPLSSSSASATSMNVVPLRERPQSPPSGHDAGLIEPPPSPPNNSPGSPIPEAESHSLDSRIEMLLSKTQSSCLPLHGERGLDAEVHSQDSPVSPFSPVSMYSPESDHTPARSGCPVNCTHPTTRDGLEDVSPTPLPEWEGDESLPGMPSLIWTSQPPWPPGTLSLTQRERSKGTEMDHADQSTSSEKYMGRALHSLSFSQGLHLPGEDKDISNAGQSAMSNPKSHCSKSITVNSFIPSLRQPLPISSLNHPAPIPPYNPHSSVSFSNPPPPITHSNLPIRFSPSNPHSQIPPSIHPISAPLSIPIPPPGFHLLPPHIPPPLTILGPPPTMAAPPSILHPVYPYPLNTLHTVHMDKVNGLPGCGSVPVSFTGQPWPLPPFMPTFNPSVPPPGYLPLQEDLHKATVEKVLAVIMEELKSIMKRDINRKMVEGVAFRAFDEWWDGQEQKAKIAVTLVSAREGRMEVRTKPRDSLRQNIGPRGATNLPSFKVKKKESDDPTASEDPKRKCPYTPVNDAHESAELESNITNHTLDRSPKTGSIPAVRRRHARPLELDSEGEEESREKEGEPTRDKEEDTVAADKVPQRQRDEDDDSEQKEEEVDDDEEDDEDVVFSKVTRGLQSPNEEVARESLSEVESYSSEDSEYLSESDSSDSSFEESEDFSDYDSSSNQETEEEEETDGDADEVNREIECVVLSSDEEEMDLEPPATPSAPLTPGTELDLLDGSEPVPRDQPGEERHSVCLTRDVFGRTSSTSRSDLGMELLSSEHHHDLQAPSPIGLTVVEPDFAVEIDSPEWSVESPDNVENLRPLTPTGSLGNSYSDLLFKSKPTPPAVEEVELPHTPGRGAEALLESEEDSMDHLLSLSPTNSEPLSQSRPTHPPALASYPTYEDMPKTPGRDERGLWNPLTPWRVPVTPGRETGLTEGGPGFSPTPCSPFPLPSLSTGLYIRTPRTPGRDFIPTKRTHRNTTVMLASSQRTNGAPLSCDEMLTDSPVLASSPSSLSESSAETPGHGCVWLNPNPGSQRKIPLQGLENWSGLADVENQREMEKCSWRRVQPRMMRKMRRRMRRRMRRWQRMRSVQRTMPSVFSASPCRRSRSEEMTVLHSVWKEGLDEEDSKLLQVTYDRLLQQDNGFSWLSDTLWVPHPLTRVLTEKRKELNDWMWDHVTGSARSEGFYKISKNDKIKYLNSTCLTTDQPSADTQGVSLSAQPHPSLRSGSEFRSEQRRLLSSFSCDSDLLRFNQLKFRKKRIRFCRSHIHDWGLFALEPIAADEMVIEYVGQCIRQVVADMREKRYEDEGIGSSYLFRVDQDTIIDATKYGNLARFINHSCNPNCYAKIITVKSQKKIVIYSRQSISVNEEITYDYKFPIEDEKIPCLCGAENCQGSLN, encoded by the exons ATGGAAAACAGCCATCAGGTAAGTCACGGAGAAAAACATGCTCAGCACTGGAGGAGCTGCAAGTTGATCGTAGACCCTGCGTTGAATAATGGGTTTTATAAAGTGTATCGTTACGATGGGCAACATTTCAACATGCCA GACTTAGGGGCATTTCCTGTGGATACTGTCAGGGATCCCAGAATCTGTCGTCTTTGGACCAAATTCAGAGACACTGACCTGCTGGTCCCCAAATTTAAG ATTGATGAATGCTATGTCGGCCCACCCAAGGAAGTGACATTTGCCAGGTTAAATGACAACGTAAGGGAGGGTTTCTTGACTGACATGTGCATAAAGTACGGACAGATTGAGGAAGTGGAAATCTTGTATAATCCTAAAAACAAGAAGCATTTAGGAATTGCTAAAGTCATCTTCGACACAGTCAAGGCTGCAAAGGACACTGTGGAACACCTTCATGACACCTCTGTCATGGGGAACATTATCCACGTGGAACTTGATCCAAAGG GTAAAAACAGAATGCGGTACTTCCATCTTCTTGTTAGTGGACTCTACACCCCTTCGACATTGCCACTGGGCAGCGATGAGCACACCCTCCAACGCCTAACTGATAGATTGCAGGTAATAGA CAAACCTCTGCAGAAACTGACTGATGGGAGTTCATCATTGACAAGGTCTATTTCCAGTCCCACCAGCGTGGCTACACCTCTCTCCCTAGACACAGCCTACTCCAGTATCTGGCAGGACACACCGGGCAGCTTTGGGCAGACACCCCTCTCTCAGGGCACCCCTCATACCCCCTGCCTGTCTGGGACCCCACTCTCTCAGGACTCTTGCTACTCTAGCCAGCACACCACCCCAGTCCACCAAGTCACTCAGGGTGAACACTCCTCATATGGTGCTCACAGACGCTTGAGGCGCGATGTCTGCTATCGTCAACCAGGAAGACCTTATATGAGATCCCACCATCAGAGCTCAGAGTTGAGCTCTCTCCTCAAACACCTCCAACCTCACCGTCCTCTCCAGCCCCAAACCCAGGTTGCTGGCGGCAGCTACAAATCTTCCTTCTTCTGGTATCAGAACCGCCTGCCCTCGACTGATGATAACCCTGCCACAGagcctcccctccacctctcccttcctGAACAGGAGTCCTGGAGGGTGCCCTCTCTACCTCCTGCCTCTGAGGCTTTCCCTCTGAGCAGCAGCTCTGCCAGTGCCACAAGTATGAACGTGGTACCTCTGAGGGAGAGACCTCAGTCTCCCCCTTCTGGACACGATGCGGGCCTTATAGAACCGCCCCCTTCCCCTCCCAATAACTCTCCTGGAAGCCCCATCCCAGAGGCAGAGAGCCACAGCCTGGACTCACGCATTGAGATGCTTCTCAGCAAGACTCAGAGTTCCTGCCTCCCTCTACATGGTGAAAGGGGTTTGGATGCTGAAGTGCACTCTCAGGACAGCCCTGTTTCCCCATTCTCCCCTGTCTCGATGTACTCTCCTGAGTCTGACCACACTCCAGCCCGTAGTGGATGTCCTGTGAACTGTACCCACCCCACCACCAGGGATGGTCTGGAGGATGTCAGTCCCACTCCCCTCCCTGAGTGGGAAGGAGACGAGTCCCTTCCAGGGATGCCTTCTCTAATATGGACCTCACAGCCCCCCTGGCCTCCTGGGACGCTATCTCTCACTCAAAGGGAGAGAAGTAAAGGAACAGAGATGGACCATGCAGATCAGTCAACCTCTAGTGAAAAGTATATGGGACGGGCACTCCATTCCTTATCATTTTCTCAG GGTCTCCATTTGCCAGGGGAAGACAAGGACATCTCAAATGCGGGGCAATCTGCAATGTCGAATCCCAAAAGCCATTGTTCCAAGAGCATCACAGTCAACTCCTTCATTCCCTCCTTGCGACAGCCTCTTCCAATCTCCTCTCTCAATCACCCTGCTCCAATCCCTCCATACAATCCTCACTCTTCAGTTTCCTTTTCCAATCCTCCCCCACCAATCACCCACTCCAACCTCCCCATTCGattctctccctccaaccctcaCTCTCAAATCCCCCCTTCCATCCATCCCATTTCTGCTCCTCTTTCTATTCCAATCCCACCTCCAGGATTCCATCTGCTTCCTCCACAcattcctccccctctcactATCCTTGGGCCTCCTCCAACTATGGcagcccctccctctatcctacATCCAGTTTACCCATATCCCTTGAATACGCTGCACACTGTGCATATGGACAAGGTGAATGGTCTGCCTGGGTGTGGCAGTGTGCCAGTGTCTTTTACTGGGCAACCCTGGCCCCTGCCTCCCTTCATGCCCACCTTCAACCCCTCTGTGcccccgccaggctacctgcctctgcAGGAGGACCTACATAAGGCCACAGTGGAAAAGGTGCTGGCAGTCATTATGGAGGAGCTTAAGTCCATCATGAAGAGAGACATCAACCGTAAAATGGTTGAGGGGGTAGCCTTCAGGGCGTTTGATGAGTGGTGGGATGGCCAGGAGCAGAAAGCTAAG ATTGCTGTAACTCTTGTGAGTGCCAGAGAGGGTAGAATGGAGGTGAGGACCAAACCAAGAGACTCCCTAAGACAGAACATTGGCCCGCGTGGTGCCACCAATCTGCCTTCCTTCAAG GTAAAGAAGAAAGAGTCCGACGATCCGACTGCCTCAGAGGACCCCAAAAGAAAGTGTCCCTACACACCTGTTAATGATGCGCATGAGAGTGCTG AGCTGGAGAGTAATATAACGAATCACACATTGGACAGGTCCCCAAAAACTGGAAGTATTCCAGCTGTGAGGCGAAGACATGCAAGGCCACTGGAGCTGGACAgcgagggggaagaggagagcagagagaaagagggggagccAACAAGAGACAAAGAGGAGGATACTGTGGCAGCAGACAAGGTTCCCCAACGCCAG AGGGATGAAGATGATGACAGTGAACAAAAAGAGGAAGAAGTGGACGATGATGAAGAGGATGATGAAGATGTGGTCTTCTCTAAAGTTACAAGAGGATTACAGTCTCCAAACGAGG AAGTTGCCAGGGAAAGCCTCTCAGAGGTAGAGTCTTACTCCTCAGAAGACAGTGAATACCTCTCAGAGTCTGActcctctgactcctcctttGAGGAAAGTGAAGACTTCTCAGACTATGACTCCAGTTCTAAccaggagacagaggaagaggaggagacagatggAGATGCTGATGAGGTCAACAGGGAGATAGAGTGTGTGGTGTTGTCATCAGATGAGGAGGAGATGGATCTGGAGCCCCCGGCCACACCCTCAGCCCCTCTTACCCCAGGCACGGAGCTGGACCTACTGGATGGGTCAGAGCCGGTCCCGAGGGATCAGCCTGGGGAGGAGAGGCACTCAGTCTGTCTGACTCGAGATGTCTTTGGGCGCACCAGCAGCACAAGCCGATCTGACCTAGGGATGGAGCTCCTGTCCAGTGAGCACCACCATGATCTCCAGGCCCCCTCACCCATAGGACTGACAG TGGTGGAGCCTGATTTTGCAGTGGAGATAGATAGCCCTGAATGGAGCGTTGAGTCACCAGATAACGTGGAGAACCTCCGGCCTCTCACCCCTACTGGCTCTCTGGGAAACAGCTACTCAGACCTGCTGTTCAAGAGCAAACCAACCCCCCCTGCTGTGGAGGAGGTGGAACTGCCACACACTCCTGGTCGGGGAGCAGAGGCCCTCCTTGAGAGTGAGGAGGACTCTATGgaccacctcctctccctctcccccacaaACAGTGAGCCTTTGTCCCAGAGCCGCCCCACTCATCCCCCTGCCTTAGCCTCGTACCCAACATACGAGGACATGCCCAAAACACCAGGCAGAGATGAGAGGGGTCTATGGAATCCCCTTACCCCCTGGAGGGTGCCAGTGACACCGGGCAGAGAGACGGGCCTCACAGAGGGAGGCCCGGGGTTTAGTCCCACTCCCTGTAGCcctttccccctcccctccctgtccACCGGCCTCTACATCAGGACCCCACGAACCCCTGGGAGGGACTTCATCCCAACCAAGAGAACACACAGGAATACCACCGTTATGTTGGCCTCTTCACAGAGGACTAATGGTGCTCCTTTATCCTGTGATGAAATGCTTACAGACTCACCTGTTCTAGCTTCTTCTCCTAGCAGCCTGTCTGAATCATCAGCAGAGACTCCTGGCCATGGGTGTGTGTGGCTTAATCCTAATCCTGGGTCCCAGAGGAAGATACCCCTGCAGGGCCTGGAGAACTGGTCAGGGCTGGCGGATgtggagaaccagagagagatggagaagtgcTCCTGGAGGAGGGTACAACCAAGAATGATGCGGAAGATGAGGCGGAGGATGAGGCGGAGGATGAGGCGATGGCAAAGGATGAGGTCAGTGCAGAGAACCATGCCCTCTGTCTTCTCGGCCAGTCCCTGTCGTCGGTCACGAAGTGAGGAGATGACTGTCCTCCACAGTGTCTGGAAGGAGGGCCTGGATGAGGAGGATTCCAAGCTGCTGCAGGTCACCTATGACAGGCTGCTACAGCAGGACAATGGCTTCAGCTGGCTCAGTGACACTCTCTGGGTCCCCCACCCTC TCACCAGAGTCTTGACGGAGAAGAGGAAGGAGCTCAATGATTGGATGTGGGACCATGTGACAGGATCTGCCCGCAGCGAGGGCTTTTACAAAATCAGCAAGAATGACAAAATAAAATACCTCAACAGCACGTGtttgactacagaccagccctCTGCAGACACCCAG GGGGTGAGTCTTTCAGCCCAGCCGCACCCTTCCCTGCGGTCTGGGTCTGAGTTCAGGTCTGAACAACGCCGTCTGCTCTCCTCCTTCAGCTGTGACAGTGACCTGCTCAGGTTTAACCAGCTGAAG TTCCGCAAGAAGAGGATTCGTTTCTGCCGCAGTCACATCCATGACTGGGGCCTGTTTGCCCTGGAGCCCATAGCAGCAGATGAGATGGTGATTGAGTATGTGGGCCAGTGCATCAGACAG GTGGTTGCAGATATGCGGGAGAAGCGCTATGAAGATGAGGGGATTGGGAGCAGCTACCTGTTCCGGGTCGATCAGGATACCATCATCGACGCCACTAAATATGGGAACTTGGCCAGATTTATCAACCACAGCTGCAAT CCTAATTGCTATGCAAAAATAATCACAGTGAAATCCCAGAAGAAGATAGTGATCTACTCCCGGCAGTCCATCAGTGTCAATGAGGAGATCACGTATGATTACAAGTTCCCCATCGAGGATGAGAAGATTCCCTGTCTGTGTGGAGCAGAGAACTGCCAGGGCTCCCTCAACTGA
- the LOC139576890 gene encoding rho-related GTP-binding protein RhoF-like isoform X1, which produces MPQNVSGMSSGHTRRREELKVVIVGDGGCGKTSLLMVYTKKDFPEKYIPSVFEKCVAKVKYRGAEFRLNLYDTAGQEDYDRLRPLSYPNANLVLICYDVICPSSYDNVLIRWYPEVHHFCHGVPIILVGCKTDLRKDKVLARKLWSSGQNPITYIQGEETKS; this is translated from the exons ATGCCACAGAACGTGTCAGGCATGAGCAGTGGGCATACCAGGCGGCGAGAGGAGTTGAAGGTTGTGATAGTAGGTGATGGTGGATGTGGGAAAACCTCCCTCCTCATGGTTTACACTAAAAAAGACTTTCCAGAG AAATATATTCCCTCTGTGTTTGAAAAATGTGTCGCCAAGGTGAAGTACAGAGGGGCTGAGTTTCGCCTGAACCTCTATGATACTGCAG GTCAAGAGGACTATGACCGATTACGGCCTCTGTCCTATCCGAATGCCAACCTGGTGTTGATCTGCTATGATGTAATTTGCCCCTCAAGTTATGACAATGTCCTAATAAGG TGGTACCCCGAGGTGCATCACTTCTGCCATGGCGTTCCCATTATCCTGGTAGGATGCAAAACAGATCTGCGGAAAGACAAGGTCTTGGCAAGGAAACTATGGTCCTCAGGCCAGAACCCCATCACATACATCCAG GGTGAAGAGACcaaaagttag